GCTGCCGAAGGCCGCGAGTCGCGCCTGCCGGAAGGGGATGTCCTTGATGCGACGGAAGAACTCGATATCCTTCGGGTTGCTCCCGGGCCAGCCGCCTTCAATATAGGGGATGCCGAAGGCGTCGAGCCGGCGGGCGATCTTGATCTTGTCTTCGATCGAAAACGAGATCCCTTCGCCCTGGGAACCGTCGCGAAGGGTAGTATCATACACTCGAACGAGTGAGAAGCCGGTAGATTCTTGCATGGTCAGGTGTCCTTTCTCGGTAGTGGGCCTCGGGATGAGAGGCCGGGGCGCGCTGCCGTCGGAGTATCTGCGCCGACGGTCTTTTCAGTGGTCGGACGCGCCAATACCCTCGGCGCGACGACTCAGAGTCATCAGCGCCGGAACCCTCACCATCATCTGTGTTTTATATCTACAGTTCACTGTACATCCCGTCTTGCGAGTGCTGTTCATTACTTATAACACAACACGGGGGGCCCTTGCAAAGCACCGTGGGACAAGTCTGATGCTTTGGGTGTGAGGTTGGTTTGCGGGGGGCCGCGTCGAAAGCGATCGCGCGGTCGCCGCGTGGGAAGGTGGTCTTTCGGTCTTGCCTGGTCTAAAATCAGAACTGGCCACTTGGTGCTCTTTGGGAAGCACAGGTGTGTTCTGTCGGCAGTGCGGAGCGCCCACGCCTTGACAGCGTGGTCGCGGGTTCGCGCGCCTCGCAGCATGCCCCGCATTTTTCTCGGGGAAAGGTATCATCCATTGAGTTCGATATTTCGCGTAAGACTGTGTTACATTCTGGCCTGTGTTCTGTTAGCCGGCGCCCCGTCCGTCGCGGATGCGGCGAAGACGTCCGGTTTGATCGTTGTCGTATTGGGATCGTCAACGGCCTGGGGTGCTGGGGCGACGCCGATCACTCAGGCGTGGTCCTACCGGTACGGGGCCTATCTTCAGGGGCTCGATCCTAGCAATCGATTTATCAACCTCGCCGTGTCGGGCTACACCACCTACCACGTTCTGCCGACTGGAACCCCGCCTCTCACAGGGCGGCCCTCTCCCGATCCACAGCACAATATCACTGCAGCCCTGGCCCTCCACCCGGACGCGGTGATCGTGAATCTTCCTTCCAACGATACGTCGATGGGGTTTTCGGCCGCCGAGCAGGAGGCCAACTACAGAACCATTGCCCGGGTGGCGGGTGAGGCGAACGTTCCGATCTGGATCGCCACATCCCAGCCCCGCAATATGACGCTGATTATGCGAAACACCCAGAAGGAAGTGCGCGATTGGATTCGCATGATTTACGGTCAGCGGTCGGTCGATTTCTGGACAACCGTCGCGCGGCCCGACGGCACTATCGCCTCGGGCTATGACAGTGGAGATGGCATTCATTTGAACAATGCCGGGCACGACGTTCTGTACCGCCGCGTCATCGCGGCGGGCATACCGGAACTGCTCGCACGAACCACAACCACGGCGGTGAACGATCCCTATGGCGACCTGGACGGAGATGGAGCGGTTACCGACGCCGATGTCGCCCTGATGACCAGGTACCTGGCCGATCCGACGCAGCTCACCGCGGCGCAGCAGGATCGCATTCGTCGGTATGGTGACGTAGCCAATGTCGTGAACCAGACAACCATCGGCAACGGGGTCGTCGACTCAAACGACACGATGAGGCTGCTGCTGCTCTCCGGCGGACAGATCGACGCCGGCACCGCCGGGCCTGTTCGTCAGGACTATGGCGATGTGAATGGCGACGGCCACGTAGACATCGTCGATGCCCTCCTCGTCAGCCGATCCATGGCCGGGCTGGTGACGGACCCGGCCATCCTCGAACGAATCCACACGCGCGGCCTTGGTGACGTCTCGCCAACGGTGCCGTCCGTGACCTTCGGAGACGGTACAATCGACTCGAAGGATCTCACGGTCCTCACGGCGCGGGCGGCCGGCAACGATGCCAACCCGCCGGCCTACGTGGACTATTGGCCGCTGCACGTCGCCGATCCGGCCGCACCGCTGATCAAACCCGACCTCGTGGTGGCAACGGACATCTCGGGCCTCACCGGTGACGCTAACCATCAGGTGCGCTTTGTCACGGATGCCGTGGAAGAGCGTCGCGGCTACACCGTGACGAGGATTGCCGGAAGCGACGGCAGCGTTCTCGCCGCATTCAAGGGGATCGACGGCAGCATTTACGCCCTCTACGTGGATTATCCGCAGGCGTTCGGTGACCACCGCCTCGAATTCATGTCCCCATTGAAACTCCTGGACGCGTCCGCCGCTCGCGGGCCCGCAGCGCCCTGGGCGGCAAGCACCACGGGGGCATTTTCCGGCATTCCTTCGCAGTCCGTGATCGCAACGGGAACGGTTCTGGACCGCGCTGACCACTATACGCCCGCGGCAGGGGACTTTACGATCGTCGCGCCCGGTTCGACCTGGTCAAAGGCGGTGCGCGCGCGCCTCGACATCGCGCTGTTGCGCGGTGACTGGGGCACGATGGACATGCAGCAGGCGTTCTTCTATGAGTTTGCGCCGTTCATCGGGGTGGTCGAGCGCGCGCAGTCGCCGTACCGTGGCAGCCTAGCCGCAGCAACGGACCGCCCGGACCTCGTTGTCAACGAGATCACCTCCAGAGGCATCCAGTACACCCGCACTGCGCCGTAGCACCGCGCGCAGCCTGGGCAGCGGCCCCGAACACGGCCGGCGGCAGGAAGAAAGAGGCTTGAGAACGGCATCGCCGTTCTCAAGCCTCAATTCTCATATCCCAATTCCGCCCTAGAAGATCGCCTGCTCTGTTTCGCGGTCGAACGCGTGAGTGCGGTCGATGTCCACAACGAAGTCGGTGTTTGCCTGTTCCTTGAGCGGGGTCTCTGAATCGACGTCCGCGACGATCGGGTGGTTGCCCGCCATCAGGTAAAGGTACGCGCGGTCGCCCATAATTTCACGGACATCAACGAGGGCGGTGAACTCGTTGCCCGTGCCATTCACCAGATCCGGTCGCGTGACTTTCGCAAAGATATCGCTTGGGCGAACGCCCCACACGATCTCCTTGCCCACGTAAGCCTTGAGGCTTTCGGCGAGCCTGCCTACCGGCTTCACCTTGATGGCGCCGGCATTGAAAACCGCGGCGCCGCCCTCGTCCTCAACCTTGCCGTAGACGAAGTTCATGGCGGGGCTGCCGATAAATCCGGCGACAAACATGTTGACTGGCTGGTTGTAAAGGCTCAACGGCGAGTCAACCTGCTGGATCACGCCGTCCTTCATGACCGTGATGCGGTCACCCATCGTCATGGCTTCCACCTGGTCGTGCGTCACATAGATGGTGGTCACGCCGAGACGTCGGTGCAGCTTGATAATCTCGGACCGGGTCTGCACGCGAAGTTTGGCGTCGAGGTTGGAGAGCGGTTCGTCCATCAGGAAGACGAGCGGCTGGCGGACGATGGCGCGGCCCAGGGCGACGCGTTGGCGCTGGCCGCCGGAAAGCGCCTTGGGCTTGCGGTCCAGCAACTGCTCCAACCCGAGCATGCGGGCGACTTCATCAACGCGGGTCTTGATCTCCTGCCGCGGCACCTTGCGGAGCTTGAGGCCGAAGGCCATGTTGTCAAACACGGTCATGTGCGGATAGAGGGCGTAATTCTGGAAGACCATCGCGATGTCGCGGTCTTTCGGGGATACGTCATTGACGAGGCGTTCGCCGATGTAGATCTCGCCGTCCGTGGGCTCTTCCAGGCCGGCAATCATGCGGAGCGCGGTGGTTTTTCCGCAACCCGAGGGACCAACGAAGACCATGAATTCGCCGTCCTTGATGTCGAGGTTCATCTTGTTGACGGCGGTGATGGTCTTGAAGGACTTGGTGAGTTCCTTCAGTGTAACTGTTGCCATTGTGCCTCCTGAGGAGGAGCAGTCGGAAGACGCGAGGCAGAAGACAGGAGACGAAGCGATGCGGGCACCGCTACGTTCTACTGACTGCTGACTACTGACTACTGGCTGCTTCTGGATGCCGGGCCGGCGGGTTCGTCCGCACGTCCCCAACGGGGAAGCCCGGCGTGGCCCATTATCATAGATTTAAGGGGCCATGCGTATTGTGTACAAAGCGCTGCGGCTAATGGAAATGGTGGCCGGCCGTTAGAAGCTGCTACGCGACGCACGCCGGTTCAAACGCATATCGGGGCGAATGAGGGCGGTGGCGCTGCCTCGTGCGACCGTCACCAGACGCGCATCAGCAGGCCCGTGAGGAGTTTCGGATAAAAGAACGTGGATTTCTGAGGCATCGTCTCGCCGCCGAGGGCGATCACCCTCACCGCGTCGGTTGGCGTGTGCTTCAGGAGGAACGCGAAAGCGGCGCCGTTCGCGACGGATTGAATCGCCTCGGCCGGATCGCGCGTGTAACTGATATGCGGGCTCTCGCCGGAACCCAGCCCCAGCACACGGGCCATAACGATGCCGTGCAGGATCGACACATCCAGGGACCGCCACGCTTTGCTGTGTTTGCCCTCGATACGGTCGCCGATTTCCTCCGGACGCCACGGCGTAAGCAGGTAATTCCCCTGACCTGCCGCCAGCATCCCGATCGCGATGCCTTCGCTCGCTTCCATCGCTTCCTCGACCTCGCGAGGTGAATCGAATGTCTCGATGGCGAAGAACTCGTCCAGCGACTCGATGACGGCGTCGAACTCGGTTGAGATGCCGGTCACGATTCGGTGCGTCGGCAAGACCAGCAGCTCCGGATCGTCCATCGCCGCCAGGGTCATCATCGCGTAATCCCACGGGCCGGGCCCCGCAGTTGCGTTCAGATCCCTCTTCACCCCCAGCGATGCCGTGTATCGGTGATGGCCATCCGCGATGATAACCTGCCGTTCTTTGAGGT
The window above is part of the Armatimonadota bacterium genome. Proteins encoded here:
- a CDS encoding GDSL-type esterase/lipase family protein; protein product: MSSIFRVRLCYILACVLLAGAPSVADAAKTSGLIVVVLGSSTAWGAGATPITQAWSYRYGAYLQGLDPSNRFINLAVSGYTTYHVLPTGTPPLTGRPSPDPQHNITAALALHPDAVIVNLPSNDTSMGFSAAEQEANYRTIARVAGEANVPIWIATSQPRNMTLIMRNTQKEVRDWIRMIYGQRSVDFWTTVARPDGTIASGYDSGDGIHLNNAGHDVLYRRVIAAGIPELLARTTTTAVNDPYGDLDGDGAVTDADVALMTRYLADPTQLTAAQQDRIRRYGDVANVVNQTTIGNGVVDSNDTMRLLLLSGGQIDAGTAGPVRQDYGDVNGDGHVDIVDALLVSRSMAGLVTDPAILERIHTRGLGDVSPTVPSVTFGDGTIDSKDLTVLTARAAGNDANPPAYVDYWPLHVADPAAPLIKPDLVVATDISGLTGDANHQVRFVTDAVEERRGYTVTRIAGSDGSVLAAFKGIDGSIYALYVDYPQAFGDHRLEFMSPLKLLDASAARGPAAPWAASTTGAFSGIPSQSVIATGTVLDRADHYTPAAGDFTIVAPGSTWSKAVRARLDIALLRGDWGTMDMQQAFFYEFAPFIGVVERAQSPYRGSLAAATDRPDLVVNEITSRGIQYTRTAP
- the ugpC gene encoding sn-glycerol-3-phosphate ABC transporter ATP-binding protein UgpC; its protein translation is MATVTLKELTKSFKTITAVNKMNLDIKDGEFMVFVGPSGCGKTTALRMIAGLEEPTDGEIYIGERLVNDVSPKDRDIAMVFQNYALYPHMTVFDNMAFGLKLRKVPRQEIKTRVDEVARMLGLEQLLDRKPKALSGGQRQRVALGRAIVRQPLVFLMDEPLSNLDAKLRVQTRSEIIKLHRRLGVTTIYVTHDQVEAMTMGDRITVMKDGVIQQVDSPLSLYNQPVNMFVAGFIGSPAMNFVYGKVEDEGGAAVFNAGAIKVKPVGRLAESLKAYVGKEIVWGVRPSDIFAKVTRPDLVNGTGNEFTALVDVREIMGDRAYLYLMAGNHPIVADVDSETPLKEQANTDFVVDIDRTHAFDRETEQAIF
- a CDS encoding DUF1015 domain-containing protein, producing MPDIQPFAAVRYNPDVVPLKSVVVPPYDVIKEAERARLAAEPFSGVQLTLAPSREGDTGADNRYTRARDRFEQWRREGVLIQDDRPCLYVLAQDFEWRGKAYRRSHLVCACRLHEWDEAVILPHEQILQGPKDDRQRLIETTRANFEPLFGLTLGNGETFRAALRENSQGEPIADVTLPTGERNRVWRIDHPAAIAAIQADLKERQVIIADGHHRYTASLGVKRDLNATAGPGPWDYAMMTLAAMDDPELLVLPTHRIVTGISTEFDAVIESLDEFFAIETFDSPREVEEAMEASEGIAIGMLAAGQGNYLLTPWRPEEIGDRIEGKHSKAWRSLDVSILHGIVMARVLGLGSGESPHISYTRDPAEAIQSVANGAAFAFLLKHTPTDAVRVIALGGETMPQKSTFFYPKLLTGLLMRVW